The Arctopsyche grandis isolate Sample6627 chromosome 12, ASM5162203v2, whole genome shotgun sequence genome includes the window CCCTTCATTAAAACTCATGGTAAATGTATGCGGACATGCATTGTGTGAGAGTTGCGTTGATCtgttatttttaaaaggttaattttgatttcgataattGACATTACTTTAACCAGTATCAtcttattttatgtattgtatgaattttttcctaaatttaattttatgtaggTTCGGGTTCTTGTCCAGAATGCAATGTTCCTCTTCGCAGAAGCAACTTTAGAATTCAGATGTTTGAAGATTCAAAAGTTGAAAAAGAAGTAGATATACGAAAACGCCTTTTGAAAGATTACAATAAGAAAGAAGAAGATTTTTCAACTTTAAAAGactttaatgattatttagaaGAAATCGAAACAATTGTATTTAACCTCACAAATAATGTAGATATTATTGGGACTAATAAAAGAATCGAACAGTATAAAAAAGATAACAAAGatgttattatgaaaaataaaactagagcaggtacatattttatttaacactaaAACATTTTTCTTAACGAAATATAAAtggtgtttttaattttttattttttcccaggTCGAGAAGAAATTGAACTTGAAGAAATTTTAGATATGGAAAAACAGGAAGAAGAACAGCGTCGAGCAGAAATTATAAGACTAGAAAAAGAAGCTAAAAAAAGAAAGATTAGAGAGAAAGAAGCTCTCATTGATGAGTTAATGTTTTCTCAAGaaaatgccaaaaatattattaatacttTTACGCAAAATGTTATTAATACCAAAGAGGAAATCAAACCGCCTGCGCCGATTGCTAAAGTAATAATTGTCaatgatttttcaaataaattcaatttatatttattaatttgatgTATTTGATATTCTAGCAAGTTTCCCAATTTTCAACTGGTGTTAAATTCACTAGAGGTAGCAGTGCTCTTCCTCCATTACCTCAAATAATTGAAGGACCTCTTTATGTGTATAACCCACCTCCTAATGTAATAGTCCAAGGACCGTCGCCTCCTGAATTTAAAGACTTGGAATCAACTGGTTACATGCGTCACATAAGGTAAATTTATCTCAGTATTCAatcaatattgtaaaaaaacattttaatttatcggcttttttttgttgttttgcagTACTGAAACTACAGCTGAGAAAGCCGGTGGATACACATCCCATTTAGCTTGTCTCAAATCGCTCCAAGAGGCTCTCGCAGGACTTTACCATGTCAACAGTTGATATCCAACCCGCGAGTTGGTAAACAACTCGGCTGTAAAACCTTCAACAAAACCGCAATGGAGTGAAATGTTCCTCGTCGATGACGATTCGACAGATAGTGTCATTATCCTTGAAAACGGTCCCAACTAAAATACATCGAatactttattttgtttttttttttaaactttaggtaaattgttgaaaacaatattattttgtactttttgtaaatacacatgtgcatattatttttaattaattgtgaataatttatgatatgcattattttttcattgatgaatatttggttgttaattttttaaaatgtgtattatattttcaacattagccatatgttataataataaattttatattattcttaatAGAGATGTAATGTTTGGAGTTCTTAATTGTATTATGTGttggtatgtgtgtatgtatgtatgtatttgtattgtgaacctgatttaatataaaattgatgataaatcgttgttattaatattgaaatgGATGTTAATACACAACAATGGATAATTTAGTTTCATAATGACACGAGTTTCGTATGAAATGTATTTGTATGAAGAGTACCTTCTAAGataaataatgaatgataaacTCTTCAAAAGTACCGacattttatagaagtaaataAACGCTGTTTGTATAGGGTGTGTGACCATAAAAATTGACCAATTTTAACatccattttttatttacattgaaaattaattctttcatttaaataattttttttgaatatattttttattagattaatCGTCATGTCTGCAAAATTTAGAGTAGAGTATTAATTCATGTGCAATGAAAGGCACGGTATTTATGACCGATTTATCTTTttacaatattcaaatattggtatTACAAAGTACGAGCGAGTGTAAATATTGCATCGTTGTAGAAAGTCCCTTTAAATCCCGTCTGCATTTTCTTGGAATCAACTTATCTTCTTTGTTTGTCTTACCAAgtacaatatttttaagtaCGAAAGTGTTTCTATTTCATTTCCTCCGAACAAGACAACTTATTATTTATGttggaattttttatttgtattttatttaggaGTCAATCATTACTGTATCTATTCTACCAAGTTTTCGGCACGATTTATCTTTCGATTCACCCTGTGAAACAAGTGATGACAATGGTGCACGTCGGAGTGCAACACCCTCGGCAGTTTGCTATAAATGCTGGGACGCTACCTGTTGTACTCTAGAACCCGAACAAAAGTACTAGCCCATTCAGCCGTTTCGCCCGCTCTATcccattgtatatttttacatataacaaCATGGCTTTGTGATTTGAACAGGGGACTTTATTACTTGCTAGTTCGCCcctataaaatatgaatacaatTTTGGAGTTTTCATCCAAATAGTATCCtattatcatttaaattatgTCAGGATATAAGggtgtaaattatataaataatttttcaatcgtGTGTGGAGTGCTTCGTTTGATTCATCGATTAGAGGTAATTGAAAGAGGGGTAGTTACAAtgataactatacatatatatataaatagtagattataattgaatttcattACTTAAACGTACAATACTATATCAATGTAGATGCACAGACATAGGGCAgagaataaataaagtaaaaaggggGAGGGGGGCTGAAATAGAGCTGACAGTAATTTGCcttttttgttaataatttatataaattcatacactATTGTGAAAAATTTGCCTACGGCGCTATGTTCtccataattatttaaaaaaataaacttttatttaaaaattttggaaaGCTTTTTTATACCTTTACAAAATTtccataatttttatcaaatataatatattttgattatattatattaatataataaacatgaaTTGCGATAATGTAATGATGcagttgttatatttttttcacaaaaatagaaaatatgggTCTCAATAATGAAACCTTGCACAAGTCCCTTGAAAAAGGACATGTAAATACagcactgtatatatgtatgtacaaattgtatatattttacataattaatatacaaaatttcttGATTTAATGAAGCTCACAagtatttgcatttttattttaatttaaaatttcgacatggtgacattacagaatagttccaagtcgtcactatggctaagtagaaaaaataaagaataaacatggattcaaaaacaaaataagataataaacaaagataaaataaaatatgaaaataaataaaataatatataaaaaaatatacaatattaaagtATATCTGCGATCCCTCTACTAGATCAGTATGttttagattgaacaaatcTAAGCAAACAGAAATCTGGGGAGGAGCTTGATGCCTCTTGCGACTAGTGACGAAGCCATTAAATTGGTGCGTGCCACAAGAGAAGAGAACATACTGCGGCAAATGTACTTAAATTGGCTGGGAACATTGATGCTCAATTCAGCAAGAATTGGAGAATTgatcacgtacatatgtatatacatacataagcatatAAAAGATACATCATAAAAATACCTAAttagaatttaataattattgttatgtaggggtgggtgggttcaggatccaaatgaaaggtcaaagtcgcttcacaacaTTTATTCAACGTTTCAAGAGATCCACACGGATCCACCgatcactccagaataatctgatcttaTTTGCGTACCTCTTTATAAATAGTGAGCGGCCCTAGGATGCGCCAGCTCGAAAGAAATGGGTTTCTTTTGTTAATTTCTATTAACAATAGAAACAATATTATCCCGTTTCAGTGCAATGTTGCGCCGCTCTTTACTTATAAAAGACAAGTTGCCCattacagcttccccgatccatttatgtatctattgtctaagcacgtaaaggtctaccgtggcgagtctattgtttacacACGCACTCGCCCGAGTcaatgagaactccagcgtatcctttgttcgggtacttactgagtcccgttagcctaattcgGTGTCTATCGTTTACCCACGAATGcatttagacagtggatactctctctcatatTACCACGTTTCAATATTTCGTTAttcgttttttatttacatattatttactttctttaaatactaaatcatttaaaatttttgcttTTCAGGTTTATGCCAGTGTTAGATAAGTAACAAAATTTTCAGATGTAAagcaaaaatcaatacaataaaaaactttattattacaaatattgtacATTATTACATGAACGTTCACTGAAAAGTTGACTATTTGGTAGAAATTTTGAaagattttgttttcaaatatttctctTAGATTAAGAGTTGAATACAGGCAGGTGTGGGGTGCACAGTAACAAAGGGCGTACGCCCCAGGGCTAGTGGCTAATTGGTGGCCGTGTAAACAGAGCATGGAGGAAAGGTGGGGGCCGAGTCAGCAACCACCCTAGTTACTCTTCTCCATTACCACAAACCAACACGCAAATTTGACTCGTGCACTGATATAACGAACTTTGATTTATAACGTACATcctcaattttacaattttcaggACTCAAATTCTAGTCAATCTATTCAGAACTACCCGATGGAGAATTCATTATCATTTCATTTCAAACCCAACTAAATTAATCTAGTAAggaaaaagtacatatgtaattgagaCGTATGTAATgagttgtaatcgtaagtgaaacgtaaaagaggtttgtaaaaatggtactaagtagccagcagtatggctattattataatagtatggttgcgtttatgtttagcgccgagaggttaccggattCGATCGtttgctaatctttaatgctggtcggacttgaatatttgtgaccccaagtcgatccgaatttgatttatgtacaatatgtaaaaatgtatggatTAATTCGGTGTTGGTGAGCATTCAttagccctttgaatgctgaccaacactgatcggcgttttgccaataaGTCCATAGGCCTAAAAAAtgtcgataggcgttgtattttgagcgtGTACAAAGTAAACGTCTAAAGAGCCTCTACAtaaaagaatactacccgctaagcctttccaggtagcattgaaaaaaatgcattgaacgtgggtcgtgtaatccgtatcattaatttgtcaacgtttataaagactggtttacaccggaatttctgaatttatagccatagcagaatttcccgatggaaatccctagcttctgagtattttagattgtggcttggcatttagatcgtgagcattacattttaacagcaatgaagaagatggaacgatttttggaaaaatacattcattaatagacttattttgcttttttatattgttgcaagatataatagagagtctaaacacgccATTACgaaacttgaaatcctcggcggtagttatctagggtttgtttggattagctacaatttttatcggtctccgtgacgagacagaatgttaaatgacagaaaacgcaaatatcggaaggcaaagatcgaaaatcgaaagattttaagtcgaaagatcaaaaaaaaaatggcttttcctccagtattaatgtgcgcgcgcagaatacggaaggaaaagcatgttcctcttgttcctgttgtatcctgctcgcgcaaattaagtgagtatgtaccgataaccatgcaccatttttttttgatctttcgacttaagatctttcgattttcgatctttgccttccgatatttgcgttttctgtcatttaacattctgtctcgtcacgtacaTAGAcctaatttttatacctgctttctataggatttctaaataattctagttggaaatgttggcgaaattttcagcgtggcgggctttcaacagaaaagatgtcagcaatcaaagggttaattaattaatcaataatttcttgttcttcagcatctcgaaatacagcgatttatataataaaaatgctgcgatgttcgtaattaattgtctaggaaggcgcattggggtctacctgtttccctgtcttcctggtatatatacatacatacctatacatatacatatatgtaaaaataaaaaaataaaaaaacataatttatgtacacatatcaAATAAATCGAGTCGAATGGAATCGCCCGCTTCCATTTCAccatgtttttttcatattttcagcaaaatatttttacgaTGATTGTCGAGGGTCCATTTAGCACAGTTTTCCGTCTGCGCACCAGTTCGCTCCGACAGTTTTGCATAGTATAGTCGTATTACCTCAAGTTTTGCGATCTTTTGTAATCTTTGCCTTTGTCTATTGTCTTCCATTTCGCAGTATTATTGCCTTGTTTACATTACATATCATATTTTCCCGGCGATTATATTCGCCTTTATCtcgtgatatacatatacgtcaACTTGACACACTGCACGCCACACTACACCCTATTAAATGTTCCTTCTGTGAAGTATCTTCGCTGGATTCGAAACTCAAAGAttgaagtttgaaaaaatgcttTAAATACAGACAATTTCAGAGACGAGACCGTGTAACCGAACAATAGACGCTTTTCCGGAAAATTCACAGTAGCTGGCGTCAAGTCGGAAAATGTCCGGTTGTCCGGGTGTTGAGAGAACGCGAACGAGCGCATCGCAGAAATAGAAGTGTTTCGTCCGCGCTACTGGGGCGTTATTGCTAATAAAcctatgaataaaataatcgtACAGGGTGATTTTATCAGCCACCTCCTCTCCTCACCCTTTCTTCTACTCTCATACATGATATGGATGTAAACAGCACCATAGTGGAGCAGTCTGTGACTTGTTAAATTTCAACTGTTTCGTTAAATCAGATACGTAACAGAAATCGATACGATGAACAAAGTTAATACATTTTctaaaatcaaattttgaacTCAGTTGAGACTGAGTTCAAAATTTGAACTCATTGAATTTGAAACCTATAGATTATACATTTGCCGTCCTTTTAATATggaacaaaatcaaaatattgtattcaaatatgtaacaacttacatatgtatatgtagatccttgttatattaatgaaatttatttgaaattatccaGTATAATATTAcctttaataatataacatgCCGAAAGACAtacgaatatacaaaaaaaattaaatactaaaaataagtCATATGAGCTTTAACAGACAAtggatacaatatatgtaccaaCAATTATATTCTATAATGGTAAGAACCAGGGCTGCTCTAAGGGGTGATTTGAGGGTACGGAACACCCGGGCGTGAAAGCCGCAAAGGGCGCCAATCtccacgaaaaaataaaaaattatataaaaaaaatatattaacagcTTCcgttaaacaaaaattgaaataaatttgcaacGTCACCAAAAGTCTACGTTTCGTGtgcaaattttggaaaaaaaacagCGACGGCATAAATGTAATGCACATtgacatgtatacatacacgttcaataACTAATATCAGATAACAATTAGAtcgaaagtaaaattaaattctcaataattaaattctttttttattgaGCTACACCAGTTAATAGGTATATTACTTTaagatacaatataaatatacgaaaaaaaactacgaaaggccttcaattttgaatattaaGGTGAAATGTTCGAAAGAGATCGTATAGGAGGCGCACAAAATGACGCACTCTTTGTGATGCCGCCCCCTCATAttatatcttttatttttaaaaaattgacaagCTTTTTTTCAGAAGTCAAAACCGGCCACCTGCCGCAGAAATACAAAAATTGTTCCGGTAGGTGTGCGAGGATTTATTGGGGCCTCTTGTGGGTAGCTCGCTATCCCCACGTctccataaaaaatataaaaacatatatacatacatatattctgatgATTAGCGAGGTGAACAAcaatgtttgaatttttttatacaattatttttcaatattgtttttggggGGGGGAGGAGCAAATTATGGATTTGCACCCGAGCGCCAACTACCCTTAGAGGGGTCCTGGTAAGAAAACACTCGTACGGCACGGTCACGTACGTGGACATTAGCGGTAAGAGGCGTATCtttatgtcattattaattcgtacgattttattattttgataagtttctcatatatttcttcaaatatcagGAATCagcgttatcaatcactgtacagcttatgtcaatacaaggatataatatcaccgaaaacactataAGGAGTGAGGTATGTGAAGGACGCATTTGGTGTGTCGGATgtcttttttttgcatgtgcaaaactatctaaaaaacacgtaccacgtacctCTTTGTGATTTTACCTTTATTCTGAAAGAATGACCCAAGatatatatgttcataatatataaaaaaaacaaatgagtattcaaataaatttatataaaataaaactattcaaataaatttaataaaatgtttactattagattagtcatgttttagcgttttagattacaaataccaagcgaagccgggtaatacagctagtaatatataaaatcaatcgaaaagattaatttattttcaaaataaaaatctatatctataaaattttccatggaaacattttatttttatttaatatcctTGAAATATCTACTTTTAAAAACGGGGCTTTTGCAATGtttctaatattatatacatatacatacatacatatgtgtatatggacATACATGATTTTACATAAATCTACCCTTCATTGGTAGCCTTAATATTACTTCTTCAACCAATTCAGTTTGAACTCTATAAAAATGATGTAAAACGCTTTATTTGACACCATTATCGTCAGTTGAATCGTCCAATTCCGCCATTAAATCTTCAAGTCGTAAAACTCGAAACTGTTCAGCGATTCTTCCTCATTCTTCACGACCGTATTTAGCCGAGAGACTGCGAAAGATTCGCGTTCAGACGAGAAGAAGAAAGACCCTGTCTCTTTGGACAATGCAATCGACATTATTTACCACGTCCAATGGTGGTCTTTTAACACCAACGCCATAACTTCAATGTAAAGTAACTCAAGAGGTTGACCAGCTCGCATCATTCGCGCGAGCCAATCTCGAGTTGAATTGACAACggaattgttaaaatatccacgtGAGATAAACGACGGCTGCTAATCTGGATGTGTATTCGTTAACAGTTAATTTTTAACCGAGGAGGTGTGGCCCTATAATGGACTTCTCGCTGATACATTAACAagcaaattataaaacaaaaaataactcGTCCGACCTGTTTGTTTTATGTCGACTATGGTACATAATGTTATATCCAATACGTcgcgaaaaaaaaacatgacaAATCAGTCCGTCCACTTTAGAGATCAACACGAGCAGATTATTTCCACCAATTGCTCGGTTTGTCGCATTCGAAACGTCAATTGTTGCCGttagtttcatttttatttataagagtCGATATCAATTGCTATGACGGCTATAAATTACTATAATGCGAGAGCGTGATCgtcatttaatttatacccATTTTGGGGTAGGTTATTTGTACCATtcgttaattaataaaattgtacaATTGGTTGACTAAAATCTGTGCTataagaattattttatttttaaactcctAATATATATTAAACCATAACAAAATTTGgtagacgtatgtacatatatacttaccttgtagttatatatttataagtacatacatacatatacatttgtatctaaaaattttcaattttctttaatattttcatcGTATGTTCCTAGGAAAATAGTTCAAGTTTAAACTCATATTGATGACAGcccttcaatatattttttatttctcagAGGCTAAGCCCAATCCATCGGTGGAATGCTATCGTTAACTTGAAAACTATAATCTTAAAATCTTTAAAAGGCAACTGGATAGTAAAAGCttaagtttaaaataatttaagctTATTGTTTGACAGAGACTGTAATTATAGTTCAGCTTTGTTACAGACCCATGCAGTGGCGGTTTTATGCTCAAGCGGGGGAGCCGCTCGCCTCGGGCTTCCGATTGGACAGGGGCCCTGAAGAGTCCctagcatttttaaaatataaattttacttcATAATTAAAGTTGAACCACTTTCAGAAGAAATAACTGTCATTTTAGCTAGTGTGACCGTTACTGAATTCAATCATAAAACAAAAAGAGCGTTCGTTATGTTTCATTCATCTTATTTCCGGGAAGAATTTATATTTGCACTTATtggttttattgatttttttttacaga containing:
- the Mat1 gene encoding CDK-activating kinase assembly factor isoform X2, translating into MEDQACPRCKTTKYRNPSLKLMVNVCGHALCESCVDLLFLKGSGSCPECNVPLRRSNFRIQMFEDSKVEKEVDIRKRLLKDYNKKEEDFSTLKDFNDYLEEIETIVFNLTNNVDIIGTNKRIEQYKKDNKDVIMKNKTRAGREEIELEEILDMEKQEEEQRRAEIIRLEKEAKKRKIREKEALIDELMFSQENAKNIINTFTQNVINTKEEIKPPAPIAKQVSQFSTGVKFTRGSSALPPLPQIIEGPLYVYNPPPNVIVQGPSPPEFKDLESTGYMRHISTETTAEKAGGYTSHLACLKSLQEALAGLYHVNS
- the Mat1 gene encoding CDK-activating kinase assembly factor isoform X1 yields the protein MRSNMYSQIEFVLSNFCRQLKMEDQACPRCKTTKYRNPSLKLMVNVCGHALCESCVDLLFLKGSGSCPECNVPLRRSNFRIQMFEDSKVEKEVDIRKRLLKDYNKKEEDFSTLKDFNDYLEEIETIVFNLTNNVDIIGTNKRIEQYKKDNKDVIMKNKTRAGREEIELEEILDMEKQEEEQRRAEIIRLEKEAKKRKIREKEALIDELMFSQENAKNIINTFTQNVINTKEEIKPPAPIAKQVSQFSTGVKFTRGSSALPPLPQIIEGPLYVYNPPPNVIVQGPSPPEFKDLESTGYMRHISTETTAEKAGGYTSHLACLKSLQEALAGLYHVNS